In Denticeps clupeoides chromosome 1, fDenClu1.1, whole genome shotgun sequence, a single window of DNA contains:
- the g2e3 gene encoding G2/M phase-specific E3 ubiquitin-protein ligase: protein MKKFKNSKDTFAFVAEAACQLCKRCDNCPDKYGEKVTLKQHALTVHYFCLLMSSGIYQRGEEDEGVYGFLVEDIQKEIRRSSRLKCCGCRKSGASVGCSVKSCRKMVHMPCGLEMRFIFQFSGLFPSFCAEHQPTQTVSVSPSPPLTCSVCLDPIQPVLSFSVLKCPACYSSWFHRDCVQAQAHSAARFFFKCTICNNQEQFQEEMIRMGVYIPERDASWELEENAYEDLLQVYQHCDAVVCQSHRGRKHSAQSGNFQIIRCVLCGSHGTHRKCSSLNVAENNWVCWDCKSAVEQSRRMVQCQEKRLLGKRLSSLRSELELKRRTKLCSASEFLQLLSAEIYSRPPSGVEVDVGDGDVLEAGLALLRRLDFNPELPFSVRFSNNRQNCGSSAVNLRRFFRLLVPRLQASSVFEGPSGAKDLALDSQGLRQDLYFEAGCLLALSLVHGGPPPTFFSKALFYCLFNFPKEYQLGLCDITEATFAQKLKKIREAKNMKGLKQAMAAASEYLDLAGCRREVSSLCEKYAVIEDIVNFHLIVRMQLPLQRFCEGLRTLGLYDIIQANPLPFYHLFCVPPNPLTAEGVAAMFSLHHSEQEDQRAAEELTVRHWQQFLQECEDGRCATSLEDVLLFATNADMVPAAGFVPSPTITFLHLVDSIVSFPQSQPDCNRLLLPVIASYPKFKKDMEYAVCQLILLQDL from the exons ATGAAGAAATTCAAGAATTCCAAAGACACATTTGCTTTTGTTGCCGAGGCAG ctTGCCAACTCTGCAAAAGGTGTGACAACTGTCCAGATAAATATGGTGAAAAGGTGACTCTGAAGCAACACGCTCTGACTGTTCACTACTTCTGCCTG CTGATGTCAAGTGGGATTTATCAGCgaggagaggaagatgaaggcGTTTACGGCTTTTTGGTAGAGGATATACAGAAGGAGATCCGCCGATCGTCCAGGCTG AAATGCTGTGGCTGCAGGAAGAGCGGTGCATCGGTCGGCTGCTCCGTGAAGAGCTGCAGGAAGATGGTCCACATGCCCTGCGGCCTGGAGATGCGGTTCATTTTTCAGTTCAGCGGCCTGTTTCC GTCCTTTTGCGCGGAGCACCAGCCCACCCAGACGGTGTCGGTCAGCCCCAGTCCCCCGCTCACCTGCTCGGTGTGTCTGGATCCCATTCAGCCTGTGCTGTCGTTCTCTGTGCTCAAGTGTCCAGCTTGTTACAGCAGCTGGTTTCACAGAGACTGTgtccag GCTCAAGCTCACAGTGCAGCCAGGTTCTTCTTCAAGTGCACCATCTGCAACAACCAAGAGCAGTTCCAGGAAGAGATGATTCGGATGGGGGTTTACATACCCGAGAG AGATGCATCgtgggagctggaggagaaTGCCTATGAAGACCTGCTGCAGGTGTACCAGCACTGCGACGCAGTCGTATGCCAGAGCCACAGGGGTCGGAAGCACAGCGCCCAGTCAGG GAACTTTCAGATCATCCGCTGCGTGCTGTGCGGCTCTCACGGAACGCACCGGAAGTGCTCCTCCCTAAACGTCGCCGAGAACAACTGGGTTTGCTGGGACTGCAAGTCGGCTGTGGAGCAGTCGA GACGAATGGTGCAGTGCCAGGAGAAGAGGCTGCTGGGGAAGAGGCTGTCCAGCCTGCGTTCTGAGCTTGAACTAAAGAG GAGGACCAAACTGTGCAGTGCCAGTGAATTCCTGCAGCTGCTAAGCGCCGAGATCTACTCCAGGCCGCCGTCCGGTGTGGAGGTGGACGTAGGGGACGGGGACGTGCTGGAGGCCGGGCTTGCGCTTCTGAGGCGACTGGACTTCAATCCCGAACTCCCCTTCTCTGTCCGCTTCTCCAACAACAGACAGAACTGTGGCAGCAGCGCCGTGAACCTGCGCCGCTTCTTCAGACTGCTGGTGCCACGGTTGCAGGCCTCGTCGGTGTTCGAGGGACCCAGTGGAGCCAAAGACCTCGCCTTGGACTCACAAG GTCTGAGACAGGACTTGTACTTCGAAGCTGGCTGCCTGCTGGCCCTCAGCCTGGTCCACGGTGGACCACCGCCCACCTTCTTCTCCAAAGCACTCTTCTACTGCCTCTTCAATTTCCCTAAAGAGTACCAACTCGGCTTGTGTGACATCACAGAGGCGACTTTTGCCCAAAAACTGAAAAAG ATTAGGGAAGCAAAGAACATGAAGGGTTTGAAGCAGGCCATGGCCGCCGCCTCCGAGTACCTGGATCTGGCCGGGTGCCGCAGAGAAGTCAGCAGCCTGTGTGAAAAGTACGCTGTGATCGAAGACATTGTCAACTTCCATCTGATTGTCAGAATGCAGTTACCACTGCAgag gttcTGCGAGGGTCTGCGGACGCTGGGTCTGTACGACATCATCCAGGCGAATCCTCTCCCCTTTTACCACCTGTTCTGCGTCCCCCCCAACCCCCTGACAGCCGAGGGGGTGGCAGCGATGTTCTCCCTGCACCACTCCGAGCAGGAGGACCAGAGGGCGGCCGAGGAGCTGACCGTGCGACACTGGCAGCAGTTCCTGCAGGAGTGTGAAG ATGGGAGATGCGCCACCTCTCTGGAGGACGTCCTGCTGTTCGCCACCAACGCAGACATGGTCCCGGCCGCGGGCTTCGTCCCCTCGCCCACCATCACGTTCCTGCACCTGGTCGACTCCATCGTGTCCTTCCCCCAGTCCCAGCCCGACTGCAACCGCCTCCTGCTGCCCGTCATCGCCTCCTATCCCAAATTCAAGAAGGACATGGAGTATGCGGTGTGCCAGCTCATACTGCTCCAGGACTTGTAG